Genomic DNA from Longimicrobiales bacterium:
TCCATGAACGAGTGGACCGAGACCACGACAAGATCGAGCTCCTCAAGAATGTCGTCCGGCATGTCCAGCTCGCCCTCCCTCAGAATGTCGATCTCGCAAGAGCGCAGAAGTTCAATTCCTTTCACGCGCTCCCGAACCTCATCGAGCTCCACCCACTGCTCACGCGCACGCTCAGGCGTGAGGCCTTGAACCATCGCCATTACCTGGCTGTGGTCGGTCACTGCCATGTACTCGTAGCCGAGGTTCCTACAGGCGATCGCCATGTCTTCGACAGACACCTTCCCGTCGCTCCATGTGGAGTGCATCTGGAGGTCGCCCTTGATATCCTCAAGGGTCACAAGGTTCGGGAGTGTCCCACCGAGAGCAGCCTCGACTTCGCCTCGGTTTTCTCGGAGCTCAGGTGGCACCCAAGGAAGGCCTAGCACATCGTAGACTCCCTCTTCGCTGTCCCCGGCCAGGCGCTCTCCCTCTTCCTTGCCTAGTGTCCTTGGATCTGCGCCGTCAGGCACACGGAAAACCCCCCACTCATTCATTCGGAGGCCCTGCCTTACAGCTCGAGTGCGAAGCGCGACGTTGTGCGCCTTCGAACCCGAGAAGTACTGAAGGGCTGCACCGTACGACTGTCCTGGGATCACACGGAGGTCCACCTGAAGCCCGGAGTGCAGCACCACGCTTCCTTTGGTGGACCCCTGCCCTGAGATACGATCTACCCCCGAATACGCAACAAAATGATCTACGACTGACGATCCGTCGCCCTCGCAGCACGCCAGAATGTCGACGTCGCCAATCGTCTCCTTTCTTCGGCGCAGGCTACCTGCGACCTGGGCGTCCTCCACCCCAGGCGTCTGCTTCACATGCTCGAGGATTCCAGCAATCAGCTTTTCCACTTCGTGGATCTGGAAGCGGCCCGTGTGCTTTCGATGATCCTCGATGGAGCGTCGAATCTTCTCGACGCTCTTCAGACCGAATCCATCCAGATTCTCGACCGTCCCCGCGTCCAGTTGCGCTTCGAGATCGTCCACAGTCCGCACGCTCAGCTCTTCGAATAGTTTCCTGACCTTCTTCGGCCCCACGCCGTCGAGTCGTACGAGCTCAACAAGGGTGATGGGAATCTCCGCCGAGACCTCTTCGAGCCGCGTGATGCGGCCCGTCGAGATCAGCTCTCCAATATGCGTCGCGACACTCTTCCCGACGCCGGACAGCTCCGTCAGGTCCTCTCCCGCTTCGAGCATCGACACGAGTGAGCGACTCAGGCTGTTGATCGTGTTGACTGCGTTGCGGTAGGCCCGAATCCTGAACGGGCTCGCCCCCTGAATCTCCAGGAGGTCGGCAAGCGTTGTGAGCGTTCGAGAGACGTCGAGGTTCTCCATCAACCGTCTCCCCCGTCGATGTCGCCACCGTGTTCACGAAGGCGGACCCGATAGGCGTCGAAATCGATAACCTCCACGCCGAGGCGCTCTGCCTTCTCGAGCTTGGATCCAGCACTCTCGCCCGCAACGACAAAGGTCGTCTTCTTCGACACCGAACCCGACGTACTACCTCCCACAGACCTCCATGCCGTTTCAGCGACCACGCGCGCGACAGGAATCGCACCCGTGAAGACCGCGGTGCCCAGGTCCGGCAGCTCCACATCGACAACGTCGACCATTTGTGGAACCACACCGCGAGCCAGAATCGCATCTACTGCGGTAGCGTTTCGCTCATCGGCAAAGAACTCGATGATGGCTTCGCTCATGCGAGGCCCGATACCGTCGATCGCCACGAGCGCCTCCGCGTCCGCGCCACGAATCGCATCGAATGAACCGAACGTCCGCGCGAGGGTGCGCGCGACGGTTACGCCTACCTCGGGAATGCCCAGGGCGATCAGGAAGCGAGTGAGCTCCGGCGCGCGCTTCGAGCGTATCGCCTCGACGAGCGAGGTCGCGGACTTCTGCGCAAAGCCGTCGAGGCCTATCAGCTGCGCGGGCTCCAGGTCGAACAGTTCGGCGAGGTTCGTGACGAGGCCAAGGTCTACCAGGAGATTCGCAGTCTCCTCGCCGAGTCCCTCTACGTCCAGCGCTGACCGTCCTCCGAAGTGGATGATCCTCCCTTTCAGCTGAGCCTCACACCCAAAACGGTTTGGGCATAGGGTTCTGGGGCCATCTTCGTAAGTGTCCGTTCCACACACCGGGCACGACACCGGCATCTCATACGGTGCCGCGCGATTCGGCCCGGGCTCGACCACTTCGACGACCTGCGGAATCACGTCACCAGCCCGCTGGATCCGGACGGTGTCCCCCTCCCGTAGGTCCTTCCTCTTGAGCTCCTCTCGATTGTGCAGCGAAGCTCGGGACACCGTCACCCCACCGACCGACACCGGACGAAGCCAGGCGACGGGCGTGAGGACACCGGTACGGCCGACCTGAATGTCGATCTTCTCGATGACCGTTACTTCCTGACGGGGCGCGAACTTCAAGGCTATCGCCCAGCGCGGGTGGTGTGAGGTCGATCCCATCGCTCGGCGCGCCTGGTGATCATCGAGCTTGATGACTACCCCGTCGATCTCATAGTCGAGGGCATCTCGATCGCTGTCGTACCCCGCGTGGTACGCGAGAATCTCGTCAGCTGACCGGACCGTCTCGATCCGGTCGGGCACGCTGAAACCCCAGCTCCGGATCGCCTCGACGCCCTCCGTGTCGGTCGTGAACGACGTGCCTTCGACGTGAAGAACGTCGTATACGAGCAGGTCCAACTTCCGGGTGGCGGTCACACGAGAGTCCAGCTGCCGTACGGCTCCGGCCGCCGAGTTCCTAGGCGAGGCATACGGCTCTTGGCCGGATGCCTTGAGCCCCGCGTTAAAGTCGGCAAAGTCTGACACATACATGAGGACCTCACCCCTTACAGCGAGCAGGCTTGGCGCAGGGCGGACATCGGTACGGAGTTTCAGTGGCACCGTGCCGATCGTCCGGATGTTCTCAGTGACACCCTCACCTGCACGCCCGTCCCCCCGTGTCACGGCACGGACCAGAACACCATCCTCGTAAACGAGCTCGATCGATGCGCCGTCCAGCTTGGGCTCCAGGATATAGACCGGGTCGACCCCCTCTCCCAGAGCTTTTCGCACGCGTTCGTCAAACCGAACAATGTCCGCCGCCTTCTCAGACGAGTCGAGAGACAGCAACGGCGCAACGTGGTCGACGGTCTGAAATCGGTCCTGGGGCGGTGCGCCGACGCGGTGTGTCGGGGAGTCGGGAGTGGCGAGCCCGGGGAACTGCGCCTCGAGCGCCTGGAGTCGACGAAAGAGCTCGTCATACTCGGCGTCGCCGATTTCGGGGCGCGCCTCGTGATAGTAGAGGTCCGAGTGCCGCGTGAGTTCGGCTCGCAACTCTCCCACCTCCCGAACGACATCGTCGGGAATCGGTTGCGCCTGTTCGCGCGGATCGGGGGCGTTGGTGGTGTTCAATGCACTCCGCAGAGAAACCGAATACTTCGTGGAAAAACCGACCTCTAATATCGCCTGATTGTGTCCCGATGGCACCGGCCGTGGCCTGACGTAGCGCGAAAGCCATTAGCCACAGATCTTTACGGCCCTTCGCCGTGGGGATTCCCGGCGTCGAAATCGTTTTGTGGATTTTGGGGGAGGCAACATGAAGCTGCATCACTTGATTTTACGGACGGCTGGCGCCGCCGTGGCGACACTCGTTTTGACAAGCGGAATCGCCGCTCAGCAGGGCGGCATGGAAGAAACGACTCGTCGTGGAGCAGATGAAGGCGACGGACCACATGAGCGCCTGATCCTTCGAGGCGGCATATACATCGACGGCGCGGGAAGCCCGCCGCTCGGGCCGGTCGACATCGTCGTGGAGGATGACCGTATCGTCGAGATCCGGGCGGTCGGGTTCCCGATGGCCCCTATCAATGAGGCGCGCCGTCCGGATGGCGCTACGCGCGAGATTGATGTGAGTGGCATGTACATCATGCCGGGCTTCGTCGACATGCACGCCCACACCGGCGGCGCCGGGAAGGCGCCGCAAGCCGAGTACGTCCATAAGCTCTGGATGGGGAACGGGATTACGACGTCTCGCGGTGTCGGTCACGGGTCGATGATGTGGGGACTCGAGCAGAAGGCGCTATCGGAGCGCAACGAGATCGTTGCTCCGCGGATGTACACATACGCCCGACCCGGCGAAGCTTGGGACGAGGGTCCTGTCGATTCGCCAGAAAAGGCTCGTGAGTGGGTCCGATGGGCGGTACAGGTAGACGTCGACGGCGCGAAGATCGATGGACTGAAGCTGACGTCATATCCGCCCGACATCATGGAAGCTCTGATCGACGAGGCGCACCAACATGGCCTAGGTACAGTGGCCCACCTGGCGCAAACGGGTGTGGCCCGAATGAACGCACTCGACGCGGCCGAACTCGGTCTCGACATGATGACCCACTACTACGGTCTCTTCGAGGCGCTCTTCGACAACCGCACGATCCAAGACTACCCAGCTGACTACAACTACCAGAACGAGCAGCACCGTTTCGGTCAGGTCGGGCGGCTCTGGCAGCAGTCCGCAGAGCCCGGATCAGAGGCGTGGAATGCGCTGATCGATCGCTTCCTTGAGTTGGATTTCGGTATCGATCCGACCATGACGATCTACGAAGCGAGCCGTGACGTCATGCGCGCGCGTCAGGCTGAGTGGCACGAGGAGTACACGCTGCCCAGCCAGTGGGACTACTACCAGCCAAGCCGTCAGGCACACGGTTCCTACTGGTTCGACTGGACCACCGAAGACGAGTACCACTGGGGTCGTTTCTACGACAAGTGGATGCTCTTCCTGAACGACTACAAGAACGCAGGCGGCATCGTCACGACCGGCTCGGACTCAGGCTTCATCTACAAGCTCTACGGCTTCGACTACCTCCGTGAACTCGAGTTGCTCCGCGAAGCAGGCTTCAACCCACTCGAGGTCATTCGCGCCGCGACCTACCACGGTGCACTTCAGCTGCATAAGCCAAGTGGGCAGGAGAACAACCTTCAGTTCGGCGTTCTCGAAGTCGGCGCCAAGGCGGATATGGTCATCGTCGACGAAAACCCACTCGCAAATCTCAAGGTGCTCTACGGAACCGGAACCCCGCGATTGAACGACGAAACGGGAGAAGTCGAGCGAGTTGGCGGCATCAAGTACACTATCAAGGACGGCATCGTGTACGATGCGCAGCAGCTGCTCGAAGATGTGCGTGAGATGGTCCGCGAGGCCAAAGCGCGCTCGGTCACCGAGCAAGGCTCGTAACGTCCGAGGACCTTTAGCTGTGGTCTGCTGAAGGCCCCGGCAGTAGTAATTTGACGAGCCCTCGTCCGGTTTTCCGGGCGGGGGCTTCGCCTTCTGCGTATTTTGCGCCCCCTCCAAGATACAGGGTCTCGGGGGACAAGTATGAGCTTTCCGGAGAGAGCCAATGAGCACGAGGGGACGTATCGGGCACAGTGATCGCGAGCGGAGCGGCAACAACGGAATGCGATTTCGGGTGGCCGCGGCTTGCGCATTGCTCGCAGCAGGCGTGGCGGGTCCGTTGTTGGGGGGAGGTTGAGCGACTCCATGAAGGACTCAGGAATGACCCTCGACGTTGCAGCGCTCCGGGCAGACACACCCGGCCTGGCTCATCGTGTACACCTCAACAATGCCGGGGCAGCGCTGATGCCTCAGCCCGTCATCGAAGCGATCCAAGGGCAACTCGACCTCGAGGTCTGGCACGGTGGGTATGAGGCCGAGGCCGAGGCCAAGGCGAGCGGAATCGTCGACCAGGCGTATGAGGCGGTCGCCACGCTACTCGGAACCTCGGCCGACCGGATCGCGATGACCGAGCATGCGACCGCGTCTTTTTCAGCGGCACTGTCGTCGATCCCCTTCGAGAAAGGCGATGCAATCGTAACGACGCGCCACGACTACGTGTCGAACCAGATTCAGTACCTGTCGCTCGCGCACCGACTCGGGATCGAGATCGTTCGAGTTCCCGACGCCCCTGAGGGCGGCGTCGACCTGGCCGCGATGGAGGAAACCATTCACCGGCGGCGTCCTCGGCTCGTCGCAGTCACCCAAATTCCGACGAACTCCGGCCTGGTTCAGGACGTTGCTGCCATCGGCACCATGTGTCGCGCTCGAGACATCGTGTATCTGGTAGATGGGTGCCAGTCGGTGGGTCAGATGCCAGTCGACGTCGAGGCCATGGGATGCGATTTCTTCTCGGCTACCTCACGGAAGTATCTGCGTGGACCGCGTGGCGCCGGCTTTCTCTATGTGTCCGATCGAGTGCTCGATCGAGGCTTTGAGCCGCTGTTTCCTGACATGCGGGGAGCCGACTGGATCGATGGCGATCTTTACCAGCCAGCGCCGGACGCGCGACGCTTCGAGAGTTGGGAGTTCTTCTGGGGGCTTGTCCTTGGAACGGGCGCAGCGGCAGCCTACGCGAACGCGCTGGACATGGAACTGATCCGTGATCGAGCACGCGGGCTCGCCGACACACTGCGCACCCGGATCACCGGGTTGCCTGGCGCCCGTGTTCTTGATCACGGTGCGGAACTTGGGGCAACTGTGACGGCATCCTTCGAAGGTCAGGTGCCTTCGGAACTTGTCACCCAGCTAAAGGCACGTGGAATCAACACGTCATCACAGACCAGGATCGATGCCGTTCTCGACTACGACGAGAAAGGCGTCGACGGGGCCCTCCGGATGTCACCTCACTACTACAACGACCACTCGGATCTCGATGCCCTGATGGCTGGGCTCGAGGAAATCCTGTCTTCATGACACGCTACCTGACAGAGTCCGTGAAGATTTCTAGAAGTGCTTCCGTACTTCTGAACACGGGTATGAGGCCCGTAAGGGAGTAAGGAGTGCAGAGATCGTTGGAACTCGAATTGATCAGAAAGTGCAAGGCCGGACGGTCCCGGTTCTACGAACCTTTGGTGCGTGCCTATGAGCCAGCCGGCTTGCGCCTCGCTGTTGCCATGATGGGCAATACGGAGGACGCCAAGGACGCACTGCAACTGGCGTTCATTAAGACGTACGGCACGTTCCCGTGCTTCGATTTGCGCAAGCCATTCGGCCCCTGTTTTTTCCAGATCCTCCGCAATCAGTGCAGGGACATACTTCGGTCACGGAAGGCCAAGTCCAACATGGAGGCGATCGATGAGCGGCTCGAACAGCGATCCGCGAGTTCGGAGCGGGGGGCCGGACGAATACGTAAGCGGTCGGCTGCAAAAGCGCGTCTGTGGGCTACGCCAATGGCTCGACTCGCTACGCT
This window encodes:
- a CDS encoding aminotransferase class V-fold PLP-dependent enzyme, encoding MKDSGMTLDVAALRADTPGLAHRVHLNNAGAALMPQPVIEAIQGQLDLEVWHGGYEAEAEAKASGIVDQAYEAVATLLGTSADRIAMTEHATASFSAALSSIPFEKGDAIVTTRHDYVSNQIQYLSLAHRLGIEIVRVPDAPEGGVDLAAMEETIHRRRPRLVAVTQIPTNSGLVQDVAAIGTMCRARDIVYLVDGCQSVGQMPVDVEAMGCDFFSATSRKYLRGPRGAGFLYVSDRVLDRGFEPLFPDMRGADWIDGDLYQPAPDARRFESWEFFWGLVLGTGAAAAYANALDMELIRDRARGLADTLRTRITGLPGARVLDHGAELGATVTASFEGQVPSELVTQLKARGINTSSQTRIDAVLDYDEKGVDGALRMSPHYYNDHSDLDALMAGLEEILSS
- the ligA gene encoding NAD-dependent DNA ligase LigA, whose translation is MNTTNAPDPREQAQPIPDDVVREVGELRAELTRHSDLYYHEARPEIGDAEYDELFRRLQALEAQFPGLATPDSPTHRVGAPPQDRFQTVDHVAPLLSLDSSEKAADIVRFDERVRKALGEGVDPVYILEPKLDGASIELVYEDGVLVRAVTRGDGRAGEGVTENIRTIGTVPLKLRTDVRPAPSLLAVRGEVLMYVSDFADFNAGLKASGQEPYASPRNSAAGAVRQLDSRVTATRKLDLLVYDVLHVEGTSFTTDTEGVEAIRSWGFSVPDRIETVRSADEILAYHAGYDSDRDALDYEIDGVVIKLDDHQARRAMGSTSHHPRWAIALKFAPRQEVTVIEKIDIQVGRTGVLTPVAWLRPVSVGGVTVSRASLHNREELKRKDLREGDTVRIQRAGDVIPQVVEVVEPGPNRAAPYEMPVSCPVCGTDTYEDGPRTLCPNRFGCEAQLKGRIIHFGGRSALDVEGLGEETANLLVDLGLVTNLAELFDLEPAQLIGLDGFAQKSATSLVEAIRSKRAPELTRFLIALGIPEVGVTVARTLARTFGSFDAIRGADAEALVAIDGIGPRMSEAIIEFFADERNATAVDAILARGVVPQMVDVVDVELPDLGTAVFTGAIPVARVVAETAWRSVGGSTSGSVSKKTTFVVAGESAGSKLEKAERLGVEVIDFDAYRVRLREHGGDIDGGDG
- the polX gene encoding DNA polymerase/3'-5' exonuclease PolX; amino-acid sequence: MENLDVSRTLTTLADLLEIQGASPFRIRAYRNAVNTINSLSRSLVSMLEAGEDLTELSGVGKSVATHIGELISTGRITRLEEVSAEIPITLVELVRLDGVGPKKVRKLFEELSVRTVDDLEAQLDAGTVENLDGFGLKSVEKIRRSIEDHRKHTGRFQIHEVEKLIAGILEHVKQTPGVEDAQVAGSLRRRKETIGDVDILACCEGDGSSVVDHFVAYSGVDRISGQGSTKGSVVLHSGLQVDLRVIPGQSYGAALQYFSGSKAHNVALRTRAVRQGLRMNEWGVFRVPDGADPRTLGKEEGERLAGDSEEGVYDVLGLPWVPPELRENRGEVEAALGGTLPNLVTLEDIKGDLQMHSTWSDGKVSVEDMAIACRNLGYEYMAVTDHSQVMAMVQGLTPERAREQWVELDEVRERVKGIELLRSCEIDILREGELDMPDDILEELDLVVVSVHSFMDQDKKTMTERVLKAIMHPTVDILAHPTGRIINRREPFEMDVDTVLEAAAELSVAVELNANPNRLDLSDVHVHRARELGVPVVISTDAHSPRGLLDMRFGVDQARRGWLEVGDVLNTKTRDEFMAWVRRRA
- a CDS encoding amidohydrolase family protein — translated: MKLHHLILRTAGAAVATLVLTSGIAAQQGGMEETTRRGADEGDGPHERLILRGGIYIDGAGSPPLGPVDIVVEDDRIVEIRAVGFPMAPINEARRPDGATREIDVSGMYIMPGFVDMHAHTGGAGKAPQAEYVHKLWMGNGITTSRGVGHGSMMWGLEQKALSERNEIVAPRMYTYARPGEAWDEGPVDSPEKAREWVRWAVQVDVDGAKIDGLKLTSYPPDIMEALIDEAHQHGLGTVAHLAQTGVARMNALDAAELGLDMMTHYYGLFEALFDNRTIQDYPADYNYQNEQHRFGQVGRLWQQSAEPGSEAWNALIDRFLELDFGIDPTMTIYEASRDVMRARQAEWHEEYTLPSQWDYYQPSRQAHGSYWFDWTTEDEYHWGRFYDKWMLFLNDYKNAGGIVTTGSDSGFIYKLYGFDYLRELELLREAGFNPLEVIRAATYHGALQLHKPSGQENNLQFGVLEVGAKADMVIVDENPLANLKVLYGTGTPRLNDETGEVERVGGIKYTIKDGIVYDAQQLLEDVREMVREAKARSVTEQGS